The sequence ACATGAAGACCGCTTACGAGATCGCGCTCGAGCGCCTCGAGCAACAGGGAATAGCAAAGCCCAGCCACGAGGCCCTGACCGACGAAGCGCGCGCCCAGGTCGCCGAGATACGCGGCAAGGCGCGCGCGGAACTGGCGAATCTGGAGATCCTCCATCGCGATCGACTGGCCAAGCTGCCGAACCCAGAGGCCCGCGATCAGGAGGAGCAAAACTACCTGAGCGAGCGAGCGCGTATTGAAGAGCGCCGCGATCGTGACATCGCTAGGCTTCGCGACTCCTGGGCTGCGGAAAGGTCTCGATGAACGACTGCGTGGCCTCGACGCTGCCGCAAACGTAGACGCCGTCGCCCTCCAGGAAACGAAAATCGGATCCGAACTCGAGGATCAGCCGTTCGGAGCGCTCGACGGCAACGACCGAAACACCGGTGCGTTCGCGAATACCGAGCTCGGACGGATGCTTGCCCTCCAAGTCGTACGACGAGACCTTGAGAACCTTGACTCTTGGATCCAGCGAGATGCTCTCGCGACCCAGAAGCCGGCCGGCCAGAATCTGGCCCGAAACCTGGCTGATAGACAGTGCGAAGTCCGCACCCGCTCGATGAATTCTCTGGACATTCTGTGCTTGATTCACCCGAGCGATCACCGGCACCTCGGGCGCGAAGTCTTTGAGGATCACGGTCGCAAACAGCGTCGCCGCATCGCTGTCGACCGCCAGAATGACTGCCTGCGCTTCGCGCAGGCCCGCCAACTCGAGCACTCGATAGTCGAGAATGTCGCCGACGCGGTCCACCCCCTCGCCATCCTTGCGGTCGATCACCTCGACTCGCTCGCCGACGTCGAGCAGCAGCTCCGCGACCTTACGACCGACCTCGCCGAAGCCGGCAAGCACGAAAGGTCCGGCACGACGCAACCTGGTCGTGCCAGCGCAGACCTCCCCCAGGCGGTGAACAGCCTCGTCGCTCCCGGCGACGATCAGAATGCCGGCCCGCTCGAGCCTCATATCCGCCGTGGGCGGGGCCTGAAGACGCCCCTCCACCCACTGCCCGATGACCGTGACTCCGGTTCGATGGCCGAGATCGGATTCGCGCAGCGTCTTACCGACCAGCTCACTCTGAGCGCCGATCCGAACCTCGCTCACCACTAGCTTGCCCACCACCTGAGCGCCTTCGACCCGCGGACTGATCCGCTCGCTGGCTCGGGCCGCCAGGGCCGCTCCCAGAATATGCCGTGGCGTGAAGACGGCCGTGGCTCCGGCCAGGCTCATCGGCTTGCGATGGTACGGCTCCTCGACGATCGCCAGGACATCGCCCTCGAAGCCGGCCTCACGAGCGGCGAGGATCACGGCCGCGTTCTCGTCGTCCCTGCCATTGACCACTAGTGCCCTCGCGGACAGAAGATTGCTCCGGTCGAGAGCGCCATCGTCGAGAGCGCCTTGAACGACCTGGTGGCCACGCTCCAAGAGGCGCCGAGCCTGCCGCTCCTCGGCTTCGATCACCACCGTCTCGATGTCGGACCGCTTCATCTCGTCGAGGAGCGCAGCCACGGGCGCTCCGTACTGATAGACCACCACGTGATCGCTGGCGTTGGGCGTGCTTTTGGGCAGCCGCGACTCGAAGCGCTCCTCCAAGAACGGAATCAGATAGATCGGGAAGATGAGAAACACCAGAAACACGCCGACGAACTGCACGACGACGACAAAGATCACCATCAGGGGGTGGCTCCAGTGGGAATCGCCACCGTAGCCGGTCGTCGATAGGGTTTCCGCGGCCCAGCCGAGAGACTCCCAGAATCCGCGCGGCTCGCTTTCGAGGGCGTCCATGGCGAGCATGTAGACGAGTGCCACAATCACGATCACGATGGGCAGAGCGACCAGCAGCAGCGCAAAGCGTTGTTTTGACGAAAGCACGGGACAATTCTAGCCTGGCACATCGAGATCGCAGCCGGCCGGCGCGTCTGCCCTCTGCTGCTAGCCTGGATGATTCACGACAACTCGAGCCGAATGCTGCC is a genomic window of bacterium containing:
- a CDS encoding TrkA family potassium uptake protein, encoding MLSSKQRFALLLVALPIVIVIVALVYMLAMDALESEPRGFWESLGWAAETLSTTGYGGDSHWSHPLMVIFVVVVQFVGVFLVFLIFPIYLIPFLEERFESRLPKSTPNASDHVVVYQYGAPVAALLDEMKRSDIETVVIEAEERQARRLLERGHQVVQGALDDGALDRSNLLSARALVVNGRDDENAAVILAAREAGFEGDVLAIVEEPYHRKPMSLAGATAVFTPRHILGAALAARASERISPRVEGAQVVGKLVVSEVRIGAQSELVGKTLRESDLGHRTGVTVIGQWVEGRLQAPPTADMRLERAGILIVAGSDEAVHRLGEVCAGTTRLRRAGPFVLAGFGEVGRKVAELLLDVGERVEVIDRKDGEGVDRVGDILDYRVLELAGLREAQAVILAVDSDAATLFATVILKDFAPEVPVIARVNQAQNVQRIHRAGADFALSISQVSGQILAGRLLGRESISLDPRVKVLKVSSYDLEGKHPSELGIRERTGVSVVAVERSERLILEFGSDFRFLEGDGVYVCGSVEATQSFIETFPQPRSREA